tttaatttcaattcattTTCTTCTGATTTGCTTTAGAGTAGGAAAATCTAATGGTGgaatttgtttttttttggggggttttatAGGGTCAAATGAAGTTGTTTGGGACCATTGTGTATCCGAAGAATAGGTATTTGAGTTTGCTGTTCTCTCGTGGTGGAAAGAACGTTATGTGCGATGATTACTTTGACAACATGGTTCGTACTTTTTTTCATGCTTCTGGAGTATTGGCAAATCAGTGGTGTTTATTTATCACTAAGtttctttcaattctttcaacatGTGAGATGAATCGGGTTCTGGATGTGCAACGAATGTTTGCTCTTCTTTCCATATAGCTTACATCCTATTATTTCGATGTTTGAACTTAAGAGTTGAGGTCAACGAGGCTTTGGTTGTGTTGGTAAAGGTTGAGGCTCTAGGAACTCGAGCGCCTAGGTTTGAGTCTcatcattttaaattatgtttgggCTGGTTAGTTAGTTAGTTAGTTAGAGTTGAGTAACTCAGGAAAAGAAAAAACTTAAAGAGTTGAGACGTTCAGGTTACTAGTCCCTTCTAATTACCAGTGTTTTCTGGATATTAGGAGATGTTGATGTTATAAGTGATGTGGATGAATATTGGGTTGCAGGGCAATGCTAACATTGTCTCACAGTACAGATAACTAATTTGAACAATTTGATACTCATTAGCACTTAATTCAATGTTCTTGTAACTGGACTGGAGGTTGAACTGATGGGGCTTTGGTTGGTTGAGACTTATACTGTCTGATTTTTATCTCCTCATGGTGAATAATATTAGGTATACAATGGAAGTTTTAATTGGTTTTTATTCTTTCTTGTTGAATGTTATTTTTCATGGGGTTGCCAAATGTCAAAAAGGAAAAACTTAGTTGTGTTTGTTCTTTATTATTACTTTTTCTACATCCTTTACTACTTAGAGGAGATTATATGCTCTAAGTTTGGTTACCTATAAACTATAGCCTTCCAGTTTTTACTTGGTTGAGTGCTTAGAATGCCATTGGGCTCAATATGTTAATGTTGTCTTCCATATAAAGGTTCCAGGTAGCTTGGGTCTAACaatatattgtttttctttttcctcaTGAGTCATCATTAGTTCTTCGTATTTCCATGCTAGTAGCTATCCTATTAATTCTTCTCAACTATATCTTTTGGAGcatgtttcattttttttttcctaaatCATCACTGCAATATGATATTTTTCAGATTGTATTCTCTGATGCATGGTGGATTGGAAAAAAAGATGAGAACCCAGACGAAGTGCGACTTGATTTTCCAAAGGAACTGTTTGAGGTTGTTTCTTTTTATAATAGTTTCTTATGTTTGAATGCTTATTTACTCTAGAGTGTTTCTGTGACTTGCGGATAATCTCCCTTGTTAATCTTCATTAAAGTAAATTACTATTTCAGGGACAGCAGATGGAATATGACTTTAAAGGTGGTGCTGGGGTGACATCTATTAACAAGCAAGGCATTCCAAGAACAGAAATGAAACAGGCTGATACGGAGTCCCTCGATACTGAGTCTGAAGATGCTTTATCAGATGATGAAAGCAACTTGAAAGTTAAGATGGAAGCGACACCAACTCGGCACTCTGCAAGAAATGCTGGAAAAAGATTCAAGTACAATTCTACATGTTTTGCTTTATTTTACATGCaatctttattattattgttgttgttgtttaaaGATGTCTGTAGTTATTCAATCCTTGTATCTGTGGAATATAGGAATGTATCAATTCAGTATTAATTTATGCCCGTAGAACTGACTAGTATTTCTTTGGTTGATCCAATTGGTAGATTTTCTGTTAAGCAATTAATATGGAGGTAGTGGAACATAGAAATAATTTACTTCCTATGGAGCTTTATAGGATGGCTACATTTGTTCTCTTCTTATATGGTAATGTATTATAGTGACTGATTGCTAGACCAGAATACTATTATGATCTGTATGATAGAAGTGTCATGAACAATTCTATTGATTATTAATGCTAGAGCACATAGAACACATTTCTGGTCACATGAGGTTCCTGGGGATTGTCATGCACTTCTATTGACATTCTTCTAGTACCAATACCTAACTTTGTTGTCCATTTATTGAGGTCCTATTTGTGCTTCCCCTAGTCCATACTTTCTCTTTTGTAAATAAATCTATGTATTAAGCTTAAGAGTATCTAAGTAGCATTTATATATGTTTTACCAGTTTTGGAAGTTGAGTTCATCTTTGACTTCTCATGTTAATTTAGATTTGCTGAGGCTTCTTCCGAGGAAGACACTGTCAGAAGTGATGCTGAACCATCAgatggagaagaaaagaaagttgGCCTGAAACTTGATTTCAGCGACAATGATATTGTTGCAAATATCCTGATATAGCATATCTTGATTATTTTGTATTATCCAATTGCATATTCCTGTTGCCTCATTTCTGTAGGTTAGGatgttgtattttaattttttgtctaTTTATTTACTTAAGTTATTCTACagcatttttttttttggctccTTAACTGATAGTTACAGCCTATTACTTCTGCCCCCCTGGTCCTTGGTTCTGATGATTCAGAAGATAATCAGGTCTCCAAACAAATTCGAACTAATCTAATTCCAGTGACCAAGTCTAAAAAACCAACCCAGACAACTGTTACAGTGACTAAATCTAAggaaaattcaaacacaagtcacggtTCACTTGTTCAAGCTACCATATCTACATTGTTTAAGAAAGCAGAAGAAAAGGTAAGGCAAAACAATCATTATTATGACAAGAGAAGTTGTGTTATTTAGTTTTACTTCATTGGGTACACTTTTTCTCCTCTTACCTGATTATATGGCATGTTACTGGCTATGTAGTGAATTTGGAAGCATACCGAGAGGTTTTTGTGGTTAGTTGCATCATGGACTTTCTAATTTTATCTGTGCATGTTCTTAGGAATGTTTCCACTTGTTTATCATACGGACTTGACTGTTTATAGTGATGATTTAGATCTAATTTTCTTATCAATCACATATTTCTCGTTTATTTAGATTTTAGATGGTCTGTATCCTTCCATGTGCTAGACATTTTTATCTGTGCATGTTCTTAGGAATGTTTCCACTTGTTTATCATACGGACTTGACTGTTTATAGTGATGATTTAGATCTAATTTTCTTATCGATCACATATTTCTCGTTTATTTAGATTTTAGATGGTCTGTATCCTTCCTTGTGCTAGACATTTTTTATTACCTAAGCCTTCCACGGATTTTATTAAAAGCATAAGAAATTTCCTGCCTCTTTATCCAATCATTTGCTTGTAGACAAGCTTTGTTTTTGCATAACCATCCATAATCTTGCGCATCAATTTTTTTGGCTACTTAGATAGTTAATCCCTTTAATTAGCAAAAAATGAAGAAGCATAAAAGTGTATGGGCCACTGTGCAGTGCATAGGTGAACCTCAAAAACAAATATATGAAACATGTTTTTGCATATATCAATTTTCATTTGGGTACATAATCATACTTTCAAGTTCAACCATGTCAAATCAAACTTCTAATCAGGTGAAAAATTGAAATTTGTGATTATCAAAGTTGCATGAGTTTATGTAAGGAAGTACGGAGGTGACACCATGCTTTCAAGTTCAACCATCCTTTCACTTCTTTTGGGTATATAATCATACTTTCAAGTTCAGCCATGCCTAATCAAAGTTCTAGTCTAATAAGGTGAAAAATTGAATTTTGTAGTTGTCGAAATTGCATGAGTTTATGTCAAGCATTGCTTGCGTGCTTTATGTGTAAAATTCTGGTCGGAGATTTGCATAGGCATCCTTATACCTTTCCTCCTCCCTTTGGGTGAGCAGCATTACTTCAAAGAGTAGAAtcaactctctctctctctccccctCCCTTTCCTTGTAGGTTTCTATCTTGAGCATAATAATTGTTACTGCCCATGACTTTATGCCATGTTGCTATAAGAATTTGCCTCTACTCCATGAAGTTAATTGCTTTGTTCCTAGAGTAATGCTAAAGTAGAAATATTTCACCTTAAGTTTAAACAATGTAGTTGAGATATGCCAAGCAATGCTGTATCAATCCTAATAGGCGCTTTCTGATTTCCTTGATAGGTAATGGATCATGCATTTATTTTTGCCACCGAGTTGTATAATTACTCTCTGGGAAGTTGGTTTGGCCTTAAGTGTATTTTTCAATATTAAAAGTTCTTATGTACTAATAATATTGCTTTAATTCCTGAAGGGACCAAGAAGTTCAGATAAATCTTCTCCCTCAAAAGGTTGCAATTATTCCTGCtttcttattataaaatattgtGAAAGATCattaaatatttatgattttTAACCCTGTTGTGCACTTTCCATCCAGTTTCTGGCAAGAAGTCGCGGTGTAAGAAATCGGAAAAGAAGGTTGGTCAGGTTAAATTGAGCTTGGATAAGGTTTTGTTTTCCCAATTTCTGTAAAACATTTATATTTTCCAACTTTTTGCCTGTCGTTTAAccgtatgaaaattttgggaaaTTATTGTAGTTGAAAGTAGTAACTGACAAGCAGCATCTGCTTTTGATGTCGCAGAATGATGGATCTAGTAAAAAGGGAAAAGTAATTAAAGGAAGAACCAGTGGTAAtaatctcttttcctttcttgCTACATATTGATGCACGCATGTGCAATAGACTGATGTACTCTCAATGAGAAAGTACAAGAGTCTAATGTAAGTTGTCATGACTTTTCACCACGGACCATTAGTACCTATTCATGTAAACTGGAGGGGACTGTACATATCATTTTCATAGAATCTATCATTTGAATGAGTGAAAAAGGAGGGCATGGGTTGGATCAGGCTGCGAATCTATCGCCTGTGGCTGAAGTATTGATTATGGAGAAGGATGAAGCATTGTCAGCTGTTGGATAATGCTTTATTTATAAGGTTCAGAAAAACGTGTTTTAGTTCTGTAATGAGGTCCATGCGTATGAGTTTCAACTATCTCAGCTAGTGCACAAAACCATCCTCTGTTTTGGTCAACGCTTTGTAAACATAAAGCTGTGTATTACACTAGGAACTACAGTGATGATAACTCTCATTTTGTTTGTTTGATTGACTGACAGTTAGCTGACCTTTATGAAAGGGTACTGAAAGGTATATTAGGTTCCATACTTTGGTTGTTTGATTTTATGAATTTGTTCATCTACCTTTCCTAATTGAATAAGATCATCTAGTTATTTATTATCATGAAAAATGTCATTAATATCCTGAAAGGCAGAATAACTTTTTACTGCTGGCTGCTTTCCCTTTTTGGCCTTTGTGCATATGCTTTGTATTTTATCCTCAGCTTCAAGAAGTTAGGGGTTCATTTTGCTATCAATTTGCAGTTGAACAAGTAGGTTATATAGAATAAATCTCTGTTACTTGGATGTGAGTGTGGATACAAGTATATGTTGGACTCAGGtatgtttgaattttttataagtttttaatGTATTTTGGGTCATTGGAGGGTCATATTCTCATATCCATGTTTGAGCATGGCTGTTGGATACGGGTACTTCAAATGAAAAATGAAGAGTCGGAACAATATGGGAATAAATTGTTGTGCAAAAATTATGTACTTCATCTCACAAAATTTAGCTTCAAGTTTGCATTTTCCTATGGTTTTCAGAACTTATTCAAAGCGCTAGTTTATCtcttttttacttttaattaccTTTGGCATATTCTTTTTTGGTTAAGAATTTTGATGGAGTCTTCTTTAAAATTGCAGGAGCAGGAAccaaaagaaagaaggaagaatCTGAGGTATCATGTCTATATTTTAAAATTCCAGTATTTCTTATGAAGTACTTTCTTTTTGCATCAACTAAACCATGTACTAGGATAGTAGTGTCATAATCATTCTCCTAGTCTCAAACATATTATCTAATGTCATTTTCACATTTCCTTATTTTCATGTTGCCCCTTAGAATCGGATAAAACTCACTAACCTTATGAGACACTACCAGTTTACTTGTGCCTGCTGACAAATCATGTTTGGTTTTAAAGTTGAAGTAAATTTATAATAACTTTGTGcacatttttatgttttttgtaaTATGATTTACTgctcaaaaaaattataataacttTGACGGACCTACAGCATCAATCAGTTACTGTTGTTGTGTTGagtttatgaaatgatttccaaATTTATCAAATTTAGATTCCATCTGTGTTGTCTTGCGATGAGATTTTCCTGTCTAAGCAATTATAGATAAACTCTTACAAATGGAAGTATTTGTAATCTCATCAATGCAAAGAAAAAGATTTGTAGAATTTTCACCATTATGTAGAGAGTTGTTTGGTAACATTGATAACTTTGAGGGACCTTTTTCCTTTGAATGTTGGCTACTATTGTCGAACCACTTATTCCTTTGTGTTCTTATGATCTTCCCTTGTCTCTTACTCTTTTGAATCCATACATAAAGTTCAGAATACAGAAATCCCTTTTCTTGTAACATGGATTAAGGACCTATCTATGTCGAAATACTTTCATATTTTATGtagttttgattgtgaatgtgATTCTTTGCAAtgccttttttttctttattcttcAATGTGGTTAATACTGCAAACAAACTTTGTAGGTCGAAGATGACATTGAAGAAATCTCTAGCACATCACAGGTGAGACTTCGTTTTCAGCTTTTACCATAGTTGTGCAAAACAAGCTATGTTATCCAAACTCTTAATCTTCCTTAAAAATACCCGACACATATTCAGACATGGGTCTGGGGTAGTTATACCCATATTGGACACATACCTTTATCCTGACACTCACCATTGGGTCCAGTTAACATAAGAACAAAAAAGAAAATCCTAAAAAAGCCTTTCTACCCATGCCTAGCTCCAGCCTAAGCATCGGAAATGGGATGTCTATTGTCCATGATACTGATTTATTCTTTTTTATCTTATTTAGGATACTAATGGAAGTGATGAAGATTGGACAACATAAAATTATATTACCACTATGGTAAATATAAGGAATAACAAAAGCAAAAATCTAGCAAGACACTTACTGAAGTGATTAAGGAACAAACAATGAGAAAAATCGACAAACTATGACAATGACGGTATGTTTTCTGAGGGGCTCAGATTTTCAATTGATATGTAAAATTGGTCAGTTATGTTAGAAATTTAGATTTTTACATTGAGTACATTTGTCATTAGTCCTTCACTTTGTTGCTTATATCAAATAGAAAAAAGGGTAGCCTTTAGGAGAAGCATAATGGTAACTTATCATGTTAAATTATGTTACTTCTGTCAATCAACTTGAACTCAGGACAGCTATTTCTCGAATCTTAGTGAAAGGCTGAACTTAATATCTCACTTTTtatatttcatgaaaaaaaacaCCATTTGGAAGTGGAAGGTTTCTCCAAACAAGGAGTCGGGTCAAGTATCCAATAAAATGATTTCTCTTGCTTAATTGGTTATTATCTGTTAAGGGATAGCAAGGATTGGATCTCAGTAtctgttattattactattattattcatTCTCAAGctgtggatatatatatatatatataatccatTAGCTTGTAAATGAATTGACCTTCAATGAGTTATTCATTGTTTGTGTACGTTTGTTTAGTTCTAAGTTTGACTTGTGCTCTAGTTAGTTTAAAATTAGATGTTGAGTTTATTTGTTCGAACTAAACATGTATATTAGTTttagattatattaaaattataagcaCAACGTATACATACATATTGCATATATTGCTGGATATTAATAGTGcacgaaaatatatatattgattttaaATGAAAAATCCCAACATCTTCTTTAATTTTCCTTTAAATTATGTTTTTGGCTATTGCTGAATACAAAAGCTATATTCTTTAAAACTTGAAATGGTTTGATTTAAATTTGCAAAAGAAAATACAAGTGAAGGTCAATGTATGGTTTtctagttttaaatattttacactgtaaataataataaatgaatttcagtttaattcaaataattataatttgggAGGAATGACTTCAAATCTTTTCAAGATCCTTGAATATCCAACTTTGGTTCTTACCATCTGCGAATTCTTCCCCATCCATATTTATTTTGTGGGTTCAAGTCTACGTGTGAACATTGCCTGAATGCATTCCATGTTTCG
Above is a genomic segment from Gossypium arboreum isolate Shixiya-1 chromosome 8, ASM2569848v2, whole genome shotgun sequence containing:
- the LOC108468813 gene encoding DNA-binding protein RHL1 isoform X2, translating into MVKASSSKKPPIAETPEATERRRLKKLALKNNLLSDTPAAPKSYVPLSPSKQVIKHHGKDILRKSQRKNRFLFSFPGLLAPISGGKIGELKNLGSKNPILYLDFPQGQMKLFGTIVYPKNRYLSLLFSRGGKNVMCDDYFDNMIVFSDAWWIGKKDENPDEVRLDFPKELFEGQQMEYDFKGGAGVTSINKQGIPRTEMKQADTESLDTESEDALSDDESNLKVKMEATPTRHSARNAGKRFKFAEASSEEDTVRSDAEPSDGEEKKVGLKLDFSDNDIVAKPITSAPLVLGSDDSEDNQVSKQIRTNLIPVTKSKKPTQTTVTVTKSKENSNTSHGSLVQATISTLFKKAEEKGPRSSDKSSPSKVSGKKSRCKKSEKKVGQNDGSSKKGKVIKGRTSGAGTKRKKEESEVEDDIEEISSTSQDTNGSDEDWTT
- the LOC108468813 gene encoding DNA-binding protein RHL1 isoform X3 encodes the protein MVKASSSKKPPIAETPEATERRRLKKLALKNNLLSDTPAAPKSYVPLSPSKQVIKHHGKDILRKSQRKNRFLFSFPGLLAPISGGKIGELKNLGSKNPILYLDFPQGQMKLFGTIVYPKNRYLSLLFSRGGKNVMCDDYFDNMIVFSDAWWIGKKDENPDEVRLDFPKELFEGQQMEYDFKGGAGVTSINKQGIPRTEMKQADTESLDTESEDALSDDESNLKVKMEATPTRHSARNAGKRFKFAEASSEEDTVRSDAEPSDGEEKKVGLKLDFSDNDIVAKPITSAPLVLGSDDSEDNQVSKQIRTNLIPVTKSKKPTQTTVTVTKSKENSNTSHGSLVQATISTLFKKAEEKGPRSSDKSSPSKVSGKKSRCKKSEKKNDGSSKKGKVIKGRTSGAGTKRKKEESEVEDDIEEISSTSQDTNGSDEDWTT
- the LOC108468813 gene encoding DNA-binding protein RHL1 isoform X1 → MVKASSSKKPPIAETPEATERRRLKKLALKNNLLSDTPAAPKSYVPLSPSKQVIKHHGKDILRKSQRKNRFLFSFPGLLAPISGGKIGELKNLGSKNPILYLDFPQGQMKLFGTIVYPKNRYLSLLFSRGGKNVMCDDYFDNMIVFSDAWWIGKKDENPDEVRLDFPKELFEGQQMEYDFKGGAGVTSINKQGIPRTEMKQADTESLDTESEDALSDDESNLKVKMEATPTRHSARNAGKRFKFAEASSEEDTVRSDAEPSDGEEKKVGLKLDFSDNDIVAKPITSAPLVLGSDDSEDNQVSKQIRTNLIPVTKSKKPTQTTVTVTKSKENSNTSHGSLVQATISTLFKKAEEKGPRSSDKSSPSKVSGKKSRCKKSEKKVGQVKLSLDKNDGSSKKGKVIKGRTSGAGTKRKKEESEVEDDIEEISSTSQDTNGSDEDWTT